One part of the Gossypium raimondii isolate GPD5lz chromosome 1, ASM2569854v1, whole genome shotgun sequence genome encodes these proteins:
- the LOC105786618 gene encoding SKP1-like protein 1B has protein sequence MASSTSKKVTLRSSDGVIFVVDEAVALKSQTIKNMIEDDCADGEIPTPGVTGNTLAKVLEFCTKHVDDKDDELPTKFKDWDANFAKVDQNTLFYLTLAANFLNIKSLLGLMCQTVADMIKGKSPEEIRKTFNIENDFTPEEEEEIRRENAWAFN, from the exons ATGGCGTCGTCGACTTCCAAGAAGGTTACATTGAGGAGCTCCGACGGAGTGATTTTCGTGGTGGACGAAGCGGTGGCGCTTAAATCACAGACTATCAAGAACATGATCGAAGACGACTGCGCCGACGGCGAAATCCCTACCCCCGGCGTAACCGGTAACACCTTAGCAAAGGTCCTCGAGTTTTGCACCAAGCACGTCGATGATAAGGACGATGAATTGCCTACTAAATTTAAAGATTGGGATGCCAATTTCGCCAAAGTTGACCAGAACACCCTCTTTTATCTCACATTG GCGGCTAACTTTTTGAATATAAAGAGCCTGTTGGGTTTGATGTGCCAAACGGTGGCGGACATGATAAAGGGGAAGTCGCCGGAGGAGATTCGAAAAACCTTCAACATAGAGAATGATTTCACccccgaagaagaagaagagataaGGAGGGAGAACGCCTGGGCTTTCAATTAG
- the LOC105786617 gene encoding uncharacterized protein LOC105786617, which translates to MEAMMWGVVEGLMLAWMSGQRSIDVVSMLTSDAKDGEINLIRKARHYLNEWDVVIQHVYREGNKLVNSLALMAWGQALQSVFYYSPSVTFLDQLDWPLKLPTVTQMLFGRIVINIFNPIG; encoded by the exons ATGGAAGCGATGATGTGGGGTGTGGTTGAAGGACTCATGCTTGCTTGGATGAGTGGACAGCGAAGTATTGATGTTGTTAGCATGCTGACCAGCGATGCTAAAGATGGAGAGATCAATTTAATTCGGAAAGCTCGACACTATTTGAATGAGTGGGATGTGGTTATCCAACATGTTTACAGGGAGGGTAATAAACTTGTTAATAGCCTAGCATTGATGGCTTGGGGACAAGCACTGCAAAGTGTTTTCTATTATTCTCCTTCAGTGACGTTTCTTGATCAACTTG ATTGGCCCTTAAAGTTGCCAACTGTTACACAAATGTTGTTTGGCAGAATTGTTATTAACATCTTCAATCCAATTGGGTGA
- the LOC128036134 gene encoding SKP1-like protein 1A encodes MILSLRFSRSLFGLGFLQPTTMASTSKKIIVKSSDGETFEVDEAVALKLQPIKCMIEDDCADGEIPIPIVTGKILAKVLEYCNKHVDVKYGVMNTEFEDWEADFVKVDQNTLFDLILAANFLEIKSLLDLTCKTVANMMKGKSPVEIRKTFNIKNDFTPEEEEEIRRENAWAFD; translated from the exons ATGATCTTAAGCCTTCGATTTTCGCGATCACTGTTTGGATTAGGGTTTCTTCAACCAACAACAATGGCGTCGACTTCCAAGAAGATTATAGTGAAGAGCTCCGACGGAGAGACTTTCGAGGTGGACGAAGCGGTGGCGCTTAAATTGCAACCTATCAAGTGCATGATCGAAGATGACTGCGCCGACGGCGAAATCCCTATCCCCATCGTCACCGGTAAGATCTTAGCCAAGGTCCTCGAGTATTGCAACAAGCACGTCGATGTTAAGTATGGTGTGATGAATACTGAATTTGAAGATTGGGAAGCTGATTTCGTCAAAGTTGACCAGAACACCCTCTTTGATCTCATATTG GCGGCTAACTTTTTGGAAATAAAGAGCTTGTTGGATTTGACGTGCAAAACGGTGGCGAACATGATGAAGGGAAAGTCGCCGGTGGAAATTCGGAAAACCTTCAACATAAAGAACGATTTCACccctgaagaagaagaagagataaGGAGGGAGAACGCCTGGGCTTTCGATTAG
- the LOC105787133 gene encoding E3 ubiquitin-protein ligase BOI: protein MAIQEAQFYSDNVCFGGGGGSGSGDNGGLGSGAFNQFRFDHQQQQLQHRHEIDQFIISQNERLRLLLEQQRNQQIAMFLNKIESRALILLNQKDEEIQKAKNKLIELQNLLKKLEMDNQGWKKVAYEKEAMAMCLNNKLEVLKDRASRCFINGVDDAESCCEDKDTRMVCKCCNSRSSCVLFLPCRHLCSCKNCEALLDSCPVCKTAKKASIEALVS from the exons ATGGCCATACAAGAAGCTCAGTTCTATTCTGACAATGTTTGctttggtggtggtggtggtagcGGCAGCGGCGACAATGGTGGCCTTGGCAGTGGCGCGTTTAATCAATTCCGTTTTGATCATCAACAGCAACAGTTGCAGCACCGACATGAGATTGATCAGTTCATCATATCAcag AATGAGAGATTGCGATTGTTGCTGGAGCAACAAAGAAACCAGCAAATTGCTatgtttttaaacaaaatagaatCGAGGGCATTGATTTTACTGAATCAAAAAGACGAGGAGATACAAAAagcaaaaaacaaattaatagaATTACAAAATCTGTTGAAGAAACTAGAGATGGATAACCAAGGATGGAAAAAAGTGGCTTATGAAAAGGAAGCAATGGCTATGTGTTTGAACAACAAGCTTGAAGTGTTAAAAGATCGAGCTTCGCGTTGTTTCATCAATGGAGTCGACGATGCAGAATCATGTTGTGAAGATAAGGATACAAGAATGGTTTGCAAATGTTGTAATAGTCGGAGTAGTTGTGTTTTGTTCCTTCCTTGCAGACATCTTTGTTCATGTAAGAATTGTGAAGCCTTGCTTGATTCTTGTCCTGTTTGTAAAACAGCAAAGAAAGCTAGCATAGAGGCCTTGGTTTCTTAG
- the LOC105772694 gene encoding basic leucine zipper 23 isoform X2: MDEGELDFSNHEVFSGGNSMGDIPSSCSMDSFFNEILNDSHACTHTHTCNPPGPDNSHTHTCFHVHTKIVPASTEDEAAADDTEGSREKKPKKRSLGNREAVRKYRQKVKARAASLEDEVVRLRTLNQQLLKRLQGQAALEAEIARLKCLLVDVRGRIEGEIGSFPYQKPTANNVNTLNLPGAYLMNPCNIQCNDQMYCLQPEVEGNTGEATALDGHGFNGCEFDDIQCLASQNSGAKELPGGGVGSAASNGNSSGTKRRKATAG, encoded by the exons ATGGACGAAGGGGAGCTCGATTTTTCAAACCACGAAGTGTTTTCTGGTGGCAATAGCATGGGTGATATTCCAAGCAGTTGCTCGATGGACAGTTTTTTCAATGAAATACTCAATGATTCTCATGCATGTACGCATACACACACTTGCAACCCACCTGGCCCTGATAATTCTCATACACACACCTGTTTCCATGTTCATACCAAAATCGTGCCTGCCTCAACTGAAGATGAAGCTGCTGCTGATGACACAGAGGGTTCTAGGGAGAAGAAACCAAAGAAACGATCTTTGGGTAATCGAGAAGCTGTTAGGAAGTATAGGCAAAAGGTTAAGGCACGAGCAGCCTCGTTGGAAGACGAGGTTGTCAGGTTGAGGACATTGAACCAGCAGCTGTTGAAGAGATTGCAAGGGCAAGCTGCATTGGAGGCTGAGATTGCACGACTTAAGTGTTTGCTTGTGGATGTTCGAGGAAGAATTGAAGGGGAGATTGGTTCGTTTCCTTATCAGAAACCAACAGCTAATAATGTTAACACCTTGAATTTGCCTGGTGCTTATTTGATGAATCCCTGCAATATACAATGCAATGATCAGATGTATTGCCTTCAACCCGAGGTCGAAGGTAATACAGGAGAAGCCACAGCGCTGGACGGACATGGATTTAATGGGTGTGAGTTTGATGATATTCAATGCTTAGCAAGTCAAAACTCTGGAGCAAAGGAGCTTCCTGGAGGTGGGGTTGGAAGTGCAGCGTCCAATGGCAATTCTTCTGGCACAAAAAGGAGAAAAG CTACAGCAGGTTAA
- the LOC105772687 gene encoding LOW QUALITY PROTEIN: WD-40 repeat-containing protein MSI3 (The sequence of the model RefSeq protein was modified relative to this genomic sequence to represent the inferred CDS: inserted 1 base in 1 codon): MAGDSEMNPEQVEEEFSVWKKNTPFLYDLVISHPLEWPSLTVHWVPSSPXPYGPDPTFNVHKLVLGTHTSGGAPDFLMIADAVLPTLASESNIAAKNDDPVIPKVEITQKMRVDGEVNRARCMPQNPVIIGAKTSGSDVFVFDYAKQAAAKEQEGDCVADLRLRGHEKEGYGLSWSPFKEGYLLSGSQDHKICLWDLSSWPQDKVLDATHVYEAHESVVEDVSWHLKNENIFGSSGDDCMLMIWDLRTNQTEQRVKAHDREINYLSFNPYNEWVLATASSDSTVGLFDVRKLTVPLHVLSSHSGEVFQVEWDPNHETVLASSGDDRRLMIWDLNRIGEEQLEIELDADDGPPELLFSHGGHKAKISDFSWNKNEPWVISSVAEDNTLQVWQLAESIYRDEDDTQTAEDLP; this comes from the exons ATGGCGGGCGATTCAGAGATGAACCCAGAGCAGGTAGAAGAAGAGTTCAGCGTATGGAAGAAGAACACCCCTTTCCTTTACGATCTCGTCATTTCTCACCCTCTCGAATGGCCTTCTTTGACTGTCCATTGGGTTCCTTCTTCTC CTCCTTACGGACCTGACCCTACTTTTAACGTTCACAAACTCGTCCTCGGAACTCACACCAGCGGCGGCGCCCCCGATTTTCTAATGATCGCCGACGCAGTTCTCCCCACTCTCGCCTCTGAATCCAATATCGCTGCTAAAAATGATGACCCAGTTATCCCTAAG GTTGAGATAACACAGAAAATGCGTGTTGATGGGGAAGTCAACAGGGCTAGATGTATGCCTCAAAACCCGGTTATTATAGGCGCAAAGACCAGTGGCTCCGATGTTTTCGTGTTTGATTATGCCAAGCAGGCTGCAGCTAAAGAGCAAGAGGGTGACTGTGTTGCTGATTTGAGGTTGAGGGGTCATGAAAAGGAAGGGTATGGATTATCATGGAGTCCATTTAAGGAGGGTTATCTTTTGAGTGGTTCACAAGACCATAAGATATGCCTTTGGGACTTGTCTTCTTGGCCTCAAGATAAGGTTCTTGATGCAACCCATGTTTATGAG GCCCATGAGAGTGTGGTTGAAGATGTGTCATGGCATTTGAAGAATGAGAATATATTTGGTTCTTCTGGTGATGATTGTATGTTAATGATCTGGGACTTGCGCACCAACCAAACCGAACAACGTGTTAAAGCTCACGATAGAGAG ATCAATTATTTGTCATTCAATCCTTATAATGAGTGGGTTCTGGCTACAGCATCGTCCGACTCCACCGTAGGTTTGTTTGATGTACGAAAGCTGACTGTACCTTTGCATGTTTTAAGCAGCCACAG TGGAGAGGTCTTCCAGGTAGAATGGGATCCTAATCACGAGACAGTGCTGGCATCTTCTGGTGATGATAGGAGATTGATGATTTGGGACCTTAACAG GATTGGAGAAGAGcaattagaaattgaattagatgcCGATGATGGCCCTCCGGAACTTCTCTTTTCTCATGGAGGCCATAAAGCTAAGATTTCAGATTTCTCGTGGAACAAAAATGAGCCATGGGTGATTTCTAGTGTAGCTGAAGACAACACACTTCAGGTGTGGCAATTGGCAGAGAGTATATATCGAGACGAGGATGACACTCAAACTGCCGAAGACCTTCCATAG
- the LOC105772694 gene encoding basic leucine zipper 23 isoform X1, which translates to MDEGELDFSNHEVFSGGNSMGDIPSSCSMDSFFNEILNDSHACTHTHTCNPPGPDNSHTHTCFHVHTKIVPASTEDEAAADDTEGSREKKPKKRSLGNREAVRKYRQKVKARAASLEDEVVRLRTLNQQLLKRLQGQAALEAEIARLKCLLVDVRGRIEGEIGSFPYQKPTANNVNTLNLPGAYLMNPCNIQCNDQMYCLQPEVEGNTGEATALDGHGFNGCEFDDIQCLASQNSGAKELPGGGVGSAASNGNSSGTKRRKGVRPATAG; encoded by the exons ATGGACGAAGGGGAGCTCGATTTTTCAAACCACGAAGTGTTTTCTGGTGGCAATAGCATGGGTGATATTCCAAGCAGTTGCTCGATGGACAGTTTTTTCAATGAAATACTCAATGATTCTCATGCATGTACGCATACACACACTTGCAACCCACCTGGCCCTGATAATTCTCATACACACACCTGTTTCCATGTTCATACCAAAATCGTGCCTGCCTCAACTGAAGATGAAGCTGCTGCTGATGACACAGAGGGTTCTAGGGAGAAGAAACCAAAGAAACGATCTTTGGGTAATCGAGAAGCTGTTAGGAAGTATAGGCAAAAGGTTAAGGCACGAGCAGCCTCGTTGGAAGACGAGGTTGTCAGGTTGAGGACATTGAACCAGCAGCTGTTGAAGAGATTGCAAGGGCAAGCTGCATTGGAGGCTGAGATTGCACGACTTAAGTGTTTGCTTGTGGATGTTCGAGGAAGAATTGAAGGGGAGATTGGTTCGTTTCCTTATCAGAAACCAACAGCTAATAATGTTAACACCTTGAATTTGCCTGGTGCTTATTTGATGAATCCCTGCAATATACAATGCAATGATCAGATGTATTGCCTTCAACCCGAGGTCGAAGGTAATACAGGAGAAGCCACAGCGCTGGACGGACATGGATTTAATGGGTGTGAGTTTGATGATATTCAATGCTTAGCAAGTCAAAACTCTGGAGCAAAGGAGCTTCCTGGAGGTGGGGTTGGAAGTGCAGCGTCCAATGGCAATTCTTCTGGCACAAAAAGGAGAAAAG GTGTTCGTCCAGCTACAGCAGGTTAA
- the LOC105772721 gene encoding E3 ubiquitin-protein ligase UPL3 — MEFRTRKRAEAFTAAPSSSSSSSFDPTVRSNKRVRLSSSSAVATTTGTRVSRASGFLMDSVTAESSSGSRGGSGKDNRTVSESLNLVSDKGKEKEEDLRISDRETDRDSGDNNESNSNHLEGSSGLNMETTGGDEDDHNDNRGDVGSLQQNLTSASSALQGLLRKLGAGIDDFLPSSPMGSSSSSHQNWRLKRILSGLSADGEEGRQVEALIELCEILSIGTEESLSTFSVDLFVPVLVGMLNHESNPDIMILAARALTHLCDVMPSSCAAVVHYGAVSSFCAKLLTIEYIDLAEQSLLALKKISQEHPTPCLRAGALMAVLSYLDFFATGVQRVALSTAANMCRNLPSDAADYVMDAVPPLTNLLQYHDSKVLEHASVCLTRISEAFASSPDKLDEFCSHGLVTQAASLISTSNSGGGQGSLSTPTYTGLIRLLSTCASGSPVGAKTLLMLGISGILKDILVGSDISANSAVPPTLSRPAEQIFEIVNLANELLPPLPQGTISLPASSNIFFKGSVVKESPTSSSEKEDNTDGNASEVSAREKLLHEQPDVLQQFGMDLLPVLIQIYGSSVNTSIRHKCLSVIGKLMYFSSAEMIQNLLSVTNLSSFLAGILASKDPHVLVPSLKVAEILLEKLPATFSKMFVREGVVHAVDQLVLIGNQNNTPSLASYVEKDNDSVSGMSSRSRRYRRRSYNSNPEGSSVEESKNPASLNIGSPPSSVETPTTNLRTVVSGCAKAFKDKYFPSEPGAVEFGMTEELLHLKNLCMKLNAGVDDQKTKAKGKSKDSGSPLADISAAKEEYLIGVISEILAELSKGDGVSTFEFIGSAVVAALLNYFSCGYFSKGIISDGNLPKLRHQALKRFKLFISVALPSSVDERSIAPMVVLVQKLQNALSSVEHFPVVFSHASRSSGGSARLSFGFSALSQPFKLRLCRAHGEKSLRDYSSSIVLIDPLASLATVEDFLWQRVQRSDTAQKLSISVGNSESGNTSSGAATSSTSTTTPASDTRRHFSRSRSSVSIGDAATKEPSSQENRTRSSKGKGKVVLEMAQERLRGPQTRNAACRRAALGKDDPMKPVTGVSTSEDEESDTFPVEVDDVWGVEDDDISDDEEDSHEDVLRDDSFPVCMPDKVHDVKLGDSAEDGKPASAISDSQINTASGSSSRAAAVKCSDSADFRSAYGSKGAMSFAAAAMAGLGSVNGRRIRGGRGLEGQHPFGSSNEPPKLIFTAGGKQLKRHFTIYQAIQGQLVLDEDEDDERCAVSDISSEGSRLWSDIYTITYQRADSQADRSSVGGSGSTTESNSTKSGSSSSNSVPQTHRMSLLDSILQGELPCDLERSNPTYNILALLRVLEGLNQLAHRLRFQIFSDNFAEGKISNLDELILTGSRVPSEEFINGKLTPKLARQMQDALVLCSGNLPSWCYQLTKSCPFLFPFETRRQYFYSTAFGLSRALYRLQQQQSADGHGSTNEREVRVGRLQRQKVRISRDRILDSAAKVMKMYSVQKAVLEVEYFGEVGTGSGPTLEFYTLLSHELQKFELGMWRSNSTWNKSLMEIDGDEKKEGKTAGSTTIDGVMIQAPLGLFPRPWQLNADASEGSEFSKVIEYFRLVGRVMAKALQDGRLLDLPLSTSFYKLVLGEELDLHDIPSFDSEFGKILLELHLIVCRKKYLELMGDDSGDAIADLRFRGAPIEDLCLDFTLPGHPDYILKPGDETVDINNLEEYISLVVDATVKTGIMRQMEAFRAGFNQVFDIASLQIFTPQELDYLLCGRRELWEAETLADHIKFDHGYTAKSPVIINLLEIMGEFTPDQQRAFCQFVTGAPRLPPGGLAVLNPKLTIVRKHSSPSESVDDDLPSVMTCANYLKLPPYSTKEILYKKLLYAISEGQGSFDLS, encoded by the exons ATGGAATTTCGGACCCGGAAGCGGGCGGAGGCATTCACAGCTgccccttcttcttcttcttcttcttcctttgatCCTACAGTTCGCTCTAACAAGCGCGTTCGTTTGTCTTCCTCCTCTGCCGTTGCTACCACCACCGGGACTCGCGTTTCACGGGCTTCCGGTTTCTTAATGGACTCCGTTACAGCGGAATCTTCATCTGGTTCCCGCGGAGGTTCCGGCAAAGACAACCGAACCGTAAGTGAAAGTCTGAATCTCGTCTCTGATAAAGGTAAGGAAAAGGAGGAGGATTTAAGGATTTCGGATAGAGAGACTGATAGGGATAGTGGAGATAATAACGAGAGTAATTCGAACCATCTTGAGGGAAGCTCAGGGTTAAATATGGAGACCACTGGAGGCGATGAGGATGATCATAATGACAACAGAGGCGACGTGGGGAGTTTGCAACAGAATCTGACGTCAGCGAGCAGCGCATTACAAGGCTTGTTGAGGAAGTTGGGTGCCGGAATTGATGATTTTCTTCCCTCATCGCCAATGGGCTCATCGTCGTCATCTCATCAAAATTGGAGGTTGAAGAGGATTCTGTCTGGATTGAGTGCTGATGGGGAGGAAGGGAGGCAAGTTGAGGCGTTGATAGAGCTCTGTGAGATTCTTTCAATTGGGACTGAGGAGTCATTGAGCACGTTTTCTGTGGATTTGTTCGTTCCCGTTCTCGTTGGAATGCTTAATCATGAGAGTAACCCTGATATTATGATTCTTGCGGCAAGGGCGCTTACTCATTTATGTGATGTGATGCCTTCTTCCTGTGCTGCTGTGGTGCATTATGGTGCAGTTTCATCTTTTTGCGCTAAGTTGCTTACAATAGAGTATATAGACTTGGCTGAACAG TCTCTGCTAGCCTTGAAGAAGATATCTCAAGAACACCCAACTCCCTGTTTGCGAGCTGGTGCTCTCATGGCAGTGCTTTCATACCTGGATTTCTTCGCCACTGGAGTTCAg CGTGTGGCTCTATCAACTGCTGCAAATATGTGCAGGAATCTCCCTTCAGATGCAGCTGACTATGTAATGGATGCTGTACCACCATTAACAAATCTTTTGCAGTATCATGATTCAAAG GTGTTGGAGCACGCTTCTGTTTGTCTGACCCGTATTTCTGAAGCCTTTGCATCTTCCCCGGATAAATTAGATGAGTTTTGCAGCCATGGGTTGGTTACTCAAGCTGCATCTCTCATTTCCACAAGTAATTCTGGCGGTGGTCAGGGATCTTTGAGCACACCAACATATACG GGCTTAATCCGGCTGCTTTCAACATGTGCAAGTGGGTCTCCTGTTGGAGCAAAAACTTTACTTATGCTTGGGATCAGTGGTATCCTGAAAGATATACTGGTAGGTTCTGACATCTCTGCTAACTCAGCTGTTCCACCGACGTTAAGCAGACCAGCTGAGCAG atttttgaGATTGTCAATCTGGCAAATGAGCTTCTTCCTCCATTGCCTCAAGGAACCATCTCCCTCCCTGCCAGctctaatatatttttcaaaggATCTGTTGTGAAGGAGTCTCCTACTAGTAGCTCTGAGAAGGAAGACAACACCGATGGAAATGCTTCTGAGGTTTCGGCCCGAGAGAAATTGTTGCATGAACAACCCGATGTTCTCCAGCAATTTGGCATGGACCTACTTCCTGTTCTTATACAG ATTTATGGTTCCAGTGTCAATACCTCTATTCGCCACAAATGTCTCTCAGTTATTGGAAAACTTATGTATTTCAGCAGTGCAGAGATGATTCAGAATCTATTGAGTGTGACAAATTTATCAAG CTTTTTGGCTGGTATTTTAGCATCGAAAGATCCACATGTCTTGGTTCCTTCCCTTAAGGTTGCAGAGATCCTATTGGAAAAGCTTCCTGCAACATtctccaaaatgtttgtcaGAGAGGGTGTGGTTCATGCTGTGGACCAGCTTGTATTAATTGGTAATCAAAATAACACTCCTTCTCTAGCATCTTATGTTGAGAAGGATAATGACTCTGTATCTGGAATGTCATCGCGTTCCAGGCGTTACAGACGACGCAGTTATAACTCAAATCCTGAAGGAAGTTCAGTGGAGGAGTCTAAGAATCCAGCATCTTTAAATATTGGTTCTCCTCCTAGTTCAGTCGAAACCCCTACAACAAATCTTCGTACCGTTGTAAGTGGATGTGCTAAAGCATTCAAAGATAAGTATTTCCCCTCTGAGCCTGGTGCTGTTGAATTTGGTATGACTGAAGAGCTTCTACACTTAAAAAATCTTTGCATGAAATTGAATGCTGGTGTTGATGATCAAAAGACTAAGGCAAAAGGAAAATCTAAAGATTCTGGGTCTCCATTGGCTGATATTTCTGCTGCCAAGGAAGAATATTTGATTGGGGTGATCTCTGAGATTCTAGCAGAACTGAGCAAGGGGGATGGTGTATCCACTTTTGAGTTTATTGGTAGTGCTGTTGTTGCAGCCTTGTTAAACTATTTTTCTTGCGGATACTTTTCCAAGGGGATAATTTCAGATGGAAACCTGCCCAAGCTTCGCCACCAAGCCcttaaaagatttaaattatttatcagtGTTGCACTTCCTTCTAGTGTGGATGAAAGAAGTATTGCTCCTATGGTTGTCCTGGTTCAGAAGCTTCAAAATGCTTTATCATCAGTAGAGCATTTCCCTGTAGTTTTTAGCCATGCCTCCAGGTCATCTGGTGGGAGTGCACGCCTCTCTTTCGGATTTAGTGCATTATCTCAGCCTTTTAAGTTGCGTCTTTGTCGAGCCCATGGAGAGAAATCTCTTCGTGATTATTCATCAAGTATTGTGTTGATTGACCCATTAGCAAGTCTAGCAACTGTAGAAGATTTTCTTTGGCAACGAGTTCAACGAAGTGATACTGCTCAGAAGCTCTCCATTTCTGTAGGAAATTCTGAATCTGGGAACACATCTAGTGGGGCTGCTACTTCTTCTACATCTACCACAACTCCTGCTTCGGACACTCGTCGTCATTTTTCAAGGTCCAGATCATCTGTTAGTATAGGAGATGCAGCCACAAAGGAACCATCATCACAGGAAAACAGAACAAGATCGTCAAAGGGAAAAGGTAAGGTAGTTTTGGAGATGGCACAAGAGAGGTTGAGAGGACCTCAGACAAGAAATGCTGCTTGTAGAAGAGCTGCTCTGGGTAAAGATGATCCAATGAAACCTGTAACTGGTGTCTCTACTTCTGAG GATGAAGAATCGGACACATTTCCTGTGGAGGTTGATGATGTTTGGGgggttgaagatgatgatatttCTGATGATGAAGAAGATAGTCATGAAGAT GTGCTCAGAGATGATTCTTTTCCTGTTTGCATGCCAGACAAAGTTCATGATGTGAAATTGGGTGATTCAGCTGAAGATGGAAAACCTGCCTCGGCCATTAGTGATAGCCAAATAAATACAGCTTCAGGATCTAGCAGCAGAGCAGCTGCTGTTAAGTGTTCAGACTCTGCTGATTTTAGGAGTGCTTATGGCTCAAAGGGTGCTATGTCGTTTGCAGCTGCTGCCATGGCTGGGCTAGGAAGTGTAAATGGTAGACGTATTAGGGGAGGTAGAGGTCTGGAAGGGCAGCATCCATTTGGTAGTTCTAATGAGCCtccaaaattgatatttacTGCTGGTGGTAAGCAGCTCAAAAGGCATTTTACAATCTATCAGGCCATCCAGGGACAGCTTGTGTTGGATGAGGATGAGGATGATGAAAGATGTGCTGTTAGTGATATTTCTAGTGAGGGAAGCAGACTGTGGAGTGACATCTACACAATAACATATCAGAGGGCAGACAGCCAAGCTGACCGATCATCTGTTGGGGGATCAGGTTCTACTACAGAATCCAATTCTACTAAATCTGGTTCTTCCAGCTCCAACTCTGTTCCCCAAACTCATAGAATGTCACTTTTGGACAGCATCTTGCAAGGGGAACTTCCTTGTGATCTAGAAAGATCTAACCCTACTTATAATATATTGGCACTGTTGCGTGTGTTAGAGGGTTTGAATCAGCTTGCGCATCGATTAAGGTTTCAGATATTTTCCGACAATTTTGCTGAggggaaaatttcaaatctagATGAGTTGATTCTCACTGGTTCTAGAGTTCCTTCTGAGGAATTTATTAATGGTAAGCTCACTCCAAAACTGGCTAGGCAAATGCAGGATGCCCTTGTTCTCTGCAGTGGAAACCTTCCGTCCTGGTGTTACCAGTTGACAAAGTCATGCccctttttatttccttttgagACACGAAGGCAGTACTTTTATTCAACTGCCTTTGGGTTGTCTCGTGCATTATATCGTCTTCAGCAACAGCAGAGTGCCGATGGCCATGGGTCAACTAATGAGAGAGAGGTGAGGGTTGGTAGATTACAGCGGCAAAAAGTTCGCATCTCCCGGGACCGCATTTTGGATTCTGCTGCAAAAGTAATGAAGATGTATTCTGTTCAAAAAGCTGTTCTTGAAGTTGAATACTTTGGAGAAGTTGGAACTGGATCGGGTCCTACTTTGGAGTTCTATACACTTTTAAGTCATGAGTTGCAAAAGTTTGAACTTGGAATGTGGAGGTCAAATTCTACATGGAATAAGTCATTAATGGAAATTGATGGTgatgaaaagaaagaaggaaaaactGCTGGTTCCACTACCATTGATGGAGTTATGATTCAAGCTCCTTTAGGGTTGTTCCCTCGACCTTGGCAGCTAAATGCTGATGCTTCTGAAGGTAGTGAATTTTCTAAAGTAATTGAGTATTTCCGGCTGGTGGGGCGTGTGATGGCAAAAGCTCTTCAAGATGGACGGCTTTTAGACCTGCCCCTATCAACATCATTTTATAAACTTGTGCTTGGTGAA GAGCTTGATTTGCATGATATCCCGTCATTTGACTCTGAGTTTGGGAAAATTTTGCTAGAATTACATCTTATTGTTTGTCGAAAGAAATATTTAGAATTGATGGGTGATGACAGTGGTGATGCAATTGCTGATTTACGCTTCCGTGGAGCCCCAATAGAAGACCTTTGTCTGGACTTTACACTTCCTGGCCATCCAGACTACATATTGAAGCCAGGGGATGAAACT GTGGATATCAACAACTTGGAGGAATACATATCTTTGGTGGTTGATGCAACTGTCAAGACTGGAATTATGCGGCAAATGGAGGCATTTAGAGCTGGATTTAATCAG GTTTTTGATATTGCTTCATTACAAATATTTACTCCGCAAGAGTTGGACTATTTGCTGTGCGGTCGCAGAGAGTTGTGGGAG GCTGAGACACTTGCTGATCACATAAAATTTGATCACGGATATACCGCAAAGAGCCCAGTGATCATTAAT TTACTCGAAATTATGGGAGAATTTACACCAGATCAGCAACGGGCCTTCTGCCAATTTGTTACTGGTGCCCCCAGACTTCCACCTGGTGGTCTGGCAGTGCTGAATCCTAAACTGACCATTGTTAGAAAG CATTCTTCGCCCTCGGAATCAGTTGATGACGACTTGCCCAGTGTCATGACTTGTGCTAATTACTTGAAGCTTCCTCCATATTCTACCAAG gaaattttgtataaaaaattactatatGCAATCAGTGAAGGGCAAGGGTCTTTTGATTTATCATGA